One region of Paenibacillus polymyxa M1 genomic DNA includes:
- a CDS encoding C40 family peptidase — protein MKRTSKKLWMGICFTMTLALSAGSFVVGPDTTHAASTSKADRIISKGSQYMGVRYEYGAPAGSTSSFDCSSFTQYVFAQNGIKLPRSSKQQSTVGTYVPRSQLKKGDLVFFYAPIHHVAIYMGDGKILHTYGKGGVTVTKLNSGWWNSHYTTARRVL, from the coding sequence ACTTCTAAAAAATTGTGGATGGGTATTTGCTTTACGATGACTTTGGCACTGAGCGCTGGGAGCTTCGTCGTTGGACCAGACACCACTCATGCCGCTTCGACAAGTAAAGCTGATCGGATTATTTCAAAAGGCTCCCAGTATATGGGCGTCCGTTATGAATATGGAGCTCCAGCAGGCAGTACAAGCTCTTTTGATTGCTCTTCGTTCACTCAGTATGTTTTTGCACAAAATGGAATCAAGCTTCCACGTTCGTCCAAACAGCAGTCAACTGTAGGCACTTATGTACCGCGTAGTCAGCTTAAAAAAGGCGATTTGGTCTTTTTCTATGCCCCAATTCATCATGTAGCCATTTACATGGGAGACGGGAAAATACTGCACACGTATGGTAAAGGTGGCGTAACGGTTACAAAACTGAATTCGGGATGGTGGAACTCCCATTACACAACAGCACGTCGTGTCCTTTAG